A genomic stretch from Halichoerus grypus chromosome 7, mHalGry1.hap1.1, whole genome shotgun sequence includes:
- the LOC118540059 gene encoding profilin-1 yields the protein MAGWNAYIDNLMADGTCQDAAIVGYKDSPSVWAAVPGKTFVSITPAEVGVLVGKDRSSFFVNGLTLGGQKCSVIRDSLLHDGEFTMDLRTKSTGGAPTFNIAVTMTAKTLVLLMGKEGVHGGIINKKCYEMASHLRRSQY from the coding sequence ATGGCCGGCTGGAACGCCTACATCGACAACCTCATGGCGGACGGGACCTGTCAGGACGCGGCCATCGTGGGCTATAAGGACTCGCCCTCCGTCTGGGCCGCCGTCCCCGGGAAAACCTTCGTCAGCATCACGCCAGCTGAGGTCGGTGTCCTGGTTGGCAAAGACCGGTCAAGTTTTTTCGTGAACGGGCTGACACTTGGGGGCCAGAAATGTTCTGTTATCCGGGACTCACTGCTGCATGATGGGGAATTTACCATGGATCTTCGTACCAAGAGCACCGGGGGAGCCCCCACTTTCAACATCGCTGTCACCATGACTGCCAAGACGCTAGTCCTGCTGATGGGCAAAGAAGGTGTCCACGGTGGTATAATCAACAAGAAATGCTATGAAATGGCCTCCCACCTGCGGCGTTCCCAGTACTGA